One genomic segment of Alphaproteobacteria bacterium includes these proteins:
- a CDS encoding class I SAM-dependent methyltransferase: MTSDRLRKRIYQHYTSATNAPLAPDTVDGLAPRAAHLNRLIAEHFPADRAAKILELGCGHGALLHFARKAGYANMQGVDGSPAQVAAARKLGIDGIREGDLQSALRETQNDSLDAVILFDVLEHLTRDEILDTVDAIHRVLKPGGRLILHVPNGASPFGTLMIYSDLTHEIAFTPESLAQLFLASGWRSVDSYEDPPAAHGLKSKIRGVLWCAIRAALRFYLAVETGSREHKVLTQNLYAVAIK; encoded by the coding sequence CTCCGCGACCAACGCGCCCTTGGCGCCCGACACGGTCGATGGCTTGGCGCCGCGTGCGGCGCATTTGAACCGCCTGATCGCGGAGCATTTCCCCGCCGATCGCGCGGCGAAGATTTTGGAACTGGGCTGCGGCCACGGCGCCTTGCTGCATTTCGCGCGCAAAGCGGGCTACGCGAATATGCAGGGCGTGGACGGTTCGCCCGCCCAGGTCGCCGCCGCGCGCAAGCTCGGCATCGACGGCATTCGCGAAGGCGATCTGCAATCGGCCTTGCGCGAAACGCAGAACGACAGCCTCGACGCCGTGATCCTGTTCGACGTGCTCGAACATCTCACGCGCGACGAAATCCTCGACACGGTCGACGCGATCCATCGCGTGTTGAAGCCCGGCGGGCGATTGATCCTCCACGTGCCCAACGGGGCTTCGCCCTTCGGCACGCTGATGATCTATTCCGACCTGACGCACGAGATCGCCTTCACGCCGGAAAGCCTCGCGCAGTTGTTCCTGGCGTCGGGCTGGCGTTCGGTCGACAGCTACGAAGACCCGCCGGCCGCGCACGGCCTGAAAAGCAAGATCCGCGGTGTGCTCTGGTGCGCGATCCGCGCCGCGTTGCGCTTCTATCTGGCGGTCGAAACCGGTTCGCGCGAGCACAAGGTGCTGACGCAAAACCTCTACGCCGTCGCGATCAAGTGA
- the asnB gene encoding asparagine synthase (glutamine-hydrolyzing), protein MCGIAGIFAYAPDAPRVRRGELVAIRDAMAVRGPDGTGEWFSDDGRVGFGHRRLSIIDLRSIADQPMRLAGTGLHIVFNGEIYNYRALRDELIAEGAQFATESDTEVILHLYARRGPEKTVAALRGMFAFAIFDPEKGGMFFVRDPFGIKPLYLADDGRTIRFASQVKALLAADAPDTTPNPAGHAGFFVWGHVPDPHTLYRGIVALPAGTSLWVDARGQGKQKPYFDLVEALRGAGEASDLRSAVVDTLAHHMIADVKVGVFLSAGIDSTVLAGIAAETIAGRLDTVTLGFDAYRGTENDETVLAEQFAKARGTNHRTIWIGRDAFAAERDNLFAAMDQPSVDGINTYFVARAAKQAGLKVALSGLGGDEVFAGYPGFGQIPSLVARTAPFAMFGGAFRALTQGWIGKLTSPKYAGLLEYGASYAGAYLLRRALFMPWEIEGILGAKLAREGLEALDLPRSLDKGLDRLHAGRLKVSALEIANYMRDRLLRDSDWAGMAQSIEIRVPFVDPVFLAKIAPALNRADAPGKRDLGATPQPPLPPEILDRPKTGFVVPVREWLMGDSAPEAAQRGLRGWAHQVHRAFV, encoded by the coding sequence ATGTGCGGCATCGCCGGCATTTTCGCCTACGCGCCCGACGCCCCCCGCGTAAGACGGGGCGAATTGGTTGCGATCCGCGACGCGATGGCGGTGCGCGGGCCCGACGGGACCGGCGAATGGTTTTCCGATGACGGGCGCGTGGGCTTCGGCCATCGCCGCTTGTCGATCATCGATCTGCGCTCGATCGCCGACCAGCCGATGCGGCTTGCCGGGACCGGCCTCCATATCGTTTTCAACGGCGAGATCTACAATTACCGCGCCTTGCGCGACGAGTTGATCGCGGAAGGCGCGCAGTTTGCGACCGAGTCAGATACCGAGGTGATCCTTCACCTCTATGCGCGGCGCGGGCCCGAGAAGACCGTCGCCGCGTTGCGCGGCATGTTCGCCTTCGCGATCTTCGATCCCGAAAAAGGCGGCATGTTTTTCGTGCGTGATCCGTTCGGGATCAAGCCGCTCTACCTGGCCGATGACGGGCGCACGATCCGCTTCGCCAGCCAAGTGAAGGCGCTGCTCGCGGCCGACGCGCCCGACACGACGCCGAACCCGGCGGGCCATGCCGGGTTCTTCGTCTGGGGCCATGTGCCCGATCCGCATACGCTGTATCGCGGCATCGTGGCGCTGCCCGCCGGTACGTCGCTGTGGGTCGATGCGCGCGGCCAAGGAAAGCAGAAGCCGTACTTCGATCTGGTCGAAGCGTTGCGGGGCGCGGGCGAAGCCAGCGATCTTCGCAGCGCCGTCGTCGATACGCTCGCGCATCACATGATCGCCGACGTGAAGGTCGGCGTGTTCCTGTCGGCCGGAATCGATTCGACCGTGCTGGCGGGTATCGCCGCCGAAACCATCGCGGGCCGGCTCGACACCGTGACGCTCGGCTTCGATGCCTATCGCGGCACGGAGAACGACGAGACCGTGTTGGCCGAGCAGTTCGCCAAGGCGCGCGGCACGAACCACCGCACGATCTGGATCGGCCGCGACGCGTTCGCGGCCGAACGCGACAATCTGTTCGCCGCGATGGACCAGCCGAGCGTGGACGGCATCAACACCTATTTCGTCGCCCGCGCCGCCAAGCAGGCGGGCTTGAAAGTCGCGCTGTCGGGCTTGGGCGGCGACGAGGTGTTCGCGGGCTATCCCGGCTTCGGCCAGATACCCTCCTTGGTCGCGCGCACCGCCCCGTTTGCGATGTTTGGCGGCGCCTTCCGCGCCCTCACCCAAGGTTGGATCGGCAAACTCACCTCGCCCAAATATGCCGGGCTGCTGGAATATGGTGCCAGCTACGCAGGGGCGTATCTTTTGCGCCGCGCCTTGTTCATGCCCTGGGAAATCGAAGGAATTCTGGGCGCCAAGCTCGCCCGCGAAGGGCTGGAGGCACTCGATCTGCCCCGGTCGCTCGACAAGGGCCTCGACCGGCTACACGCGGGACGGTTGAAAGTCTCGGCGCTCGAGATCGCCAATTATATGCGCGATCGCCTGTTACGCGATTCCGATTGGGCGGGCATGGCGCAGTCGATAGAAATTCGCGTGCCCTTCGTCGATCCCGTTTTCTTGGCCAAGATTGCGCCCGCCTTGAACCGTGCGGATGCGCCGGGCAAGCGCGACCTCGGCGCCACGCCCCAACCGCCCTTGCCGCCCGAAATCCTCGACCGGCCGAAAACCGGCTTCGTCGTGCCGGTGCGCGAATGGCTGATGGGCGATAGCGCGCCGGAGGCCGCACAACGCGGGCTTCGCGGCTGGGCGCATCAAGTCCATCGGGCGTTCGTCTGA
- a CDS encoding glycosyltransferase family 4 protein, which produces MGKKIRLAYLVTHPIPYQAPLLRMMAAQPDIEFEAFFGTDFTTRPFVAGDFKQLIDWDVPLLEGYRSTTLARLDKQPPAGVLEPLTLWRPLSRGFARELDRGQFDALWIHGYAHVSHWAAIASAKKRGVKVMIRDEATPISAQRSGLKRLAKRAFFEAFKLGIDAYLAIGELNKRYYVEHGVDPKDIFSVPYAVDNDRFKAQAQEAAKNRAAFKRELGIEEGRPVVLFVAKLIERKRPRLLLDAFAKIRANPALRDPVLAFAGDGPQRAELETLARELPEGSVKFLGFKRQNELPACYDLCDAFVLPSGQEAWGLVVNEVMCAGKAVICSDMIGAAPDLCRPGENGAIFRSDDVDDLARALTDVLSDADRLAAYGKRSLEIVERWSYREDVAGIRAALAHVLPGRIAP; this is translated from the coding sequence ATGGGCAAGAAAATCCGGCTCGCCTACCTGGTCACGCATCCGATCCCGTACCAGGCGCCCTTGCTGCGGATGATGGCGGCCCAACCCGATATCGAATTCGAAGCCTTCTTCGGCACGGATTTCACGACGCGGCCGTTCGTGGCGGGTGATTTCAAACAGTTGATCGATTGGGACGTGCCGCTGCTCGAAGGTTACCGCTCGACCACGCTCGCCCGCCTCGACAAGCAGCCGCCGGCGGGCGTGCTGGAGCCGCTCACGCTGTGGCGCCCGCTGTCGCGCGGGTTCGCGCGCGAACTCGATCGCGGGCAATTCGACGCGCTGTGGATTCACGGCTACGCCCATGTCAGCCATTGGGCGGCGATTGCGTCGGCCAAGAAGCGCGGCGTCAAGGTGATGATCCGCGACGAGGCGACGCCGATCTCGGCCCAGCGCTCGGGCCTCAAGCGCCTCGCCAAGCGCGCCTTCTTCGAGGCGTTCAAACTGGGCATCGACGCCTATCTCGCCATCGGCGAACTCAACAAGCGTTACTATGTCGAGCACGGCGTCGATCCCAAGGACATATTCAGCGTGCCCTATGCGGTCGACAACGACCGCTTCAAGGCGCAAGCGCAGGAAGCCGCGAAGAACCGCGCCGCGTTCAAACGCGAGCTTGGCATCGAAGAAGGCCGGCCGGTCGTGCTGTTCGTCGCCAAGCTGATCGAGCGCAAGCGCCCGCGCCTGTTGCTCGACGCCTTCGCGAAGATCCGTGCCAATCCGGCCCTGCGCGATCCCGTTCTCGCCTTCGCGGGCGACGGGCCGCAGCGCGCCGAGTTGGAAACTCTCGCACGCGAACTTCCCGAAGGATCGGTCAAGTTCCTGGGCTTCAAGCGCCAGAACGAATTGCCCGCCTGCTACGATCTTTGCGACGCGTTCGTGTTGCCCTCGGGCCAGGAAGCCTGGGGCCTGGTCGTCAACGAAGTGATGTGTGCGGGCAAAGCCGTGATCTGCTCCGACATGATCGGCGCCGCGCCGGATTTGTGCCGGCCGGGCGAGAACGGGGCGATCTTCCGTAGCGACGACGTCGACGATCTCGCGCGCGCGTTGACCGACGTTTTGAGCGACGCGGACAGGCTCGCCGCTTACGGCAAACGCTCGCTGGAAATCGTCGAGCGCTGGAGCTATCGCGAGGACGTCGCCGGTATCCGCGCGGCCCTCGCGCACGTGCTGCCGGGGCGGATCGCGCCATGA
- a CDS encoding oligosaccharide flippase family protein, with product MKDMSWSFVTTAIIQVVNILTGLLAARLLGPEGRGELAEILLWPGLLIEFGILALSDALLYRAATRSAAPKTLFATIMFLGAVLSAVLIVVGYFVIPFALVGESARLEGTIDLYIVAYIPIYLFALFVATMFQGHLDIKGWNVVRLLVGTGYLGFILLLWATGNIGVNGFAFAFVAGTALSGIVGLFWLWRKGWVSWKPDFAAAKGLLGYGMRVHVGEIVNSARQRVDQAAVAIFLSAHDLGLYAVALTVANGPMILVNTIAGIAFPKISAAPDKEEKLRIFGVYLRLAMVMSTASAVSLAILAEFLVPLIFGQNFYRSATISQIMLIGLPFFAAKLMFIQALNAFDRSLSIGRAELIGLIGAAGALALLLPSLGLEGAAWAMVVANVVAMVVMAMTLGTTIEAKLLPLFRPTQDDFAAMRRLLRK from the coding sequence ATGAAGGATATGTCCTGGTCCTTCGTGACGACTGCGATCATCCAGGTCGTCAATATTCTGACCGGGCTGCTGGCCGCGCGCTTGCTCGGGCCCGAAGGACGCGGCGAACTGGCCGAAATCCTGCTGTGGCCGGGCCTGCTGATCGAGTTCGGCATTCTGGCGCTTTCGGACGCGCTGCTCTATCGCGCGGCGACGCGCTCGGCCGCGCCGAAAACGCTGTTCGCGACGATCATGTTCCTGGGCGCCGTGTTGTCGGCGGTGCTGATCGTCGTCGGCTATTTCGTCATTCCCTTCGCGCTGGTCGGCGAGTCCGCGCGGCTGGAAGGGACGATCGACCTCTATATCGTCGCCTATATCCCGATCTATCTGTTCGCGCTGTTCGTCGCGACGATGTTCCAAGGCCATCTCGACATCAAAGGCTGGAACGTCGTGCGCTTGCTCGTCGGCACGGGCTATCTCGGCTTCATCCTGCTGCTATGGGCGACCGGCAATATCGGCGTGAACGGCTTCGCTTTCGCCTTCGTCGCGGGCACGGCGCTGTCGGGAATCGTCGGCCTCTTCTGGCTGTGGCGTAAAGGTTGGGTTTCGTGGAAGCCCGATTTCGCCGCCGCCAAAGGCCTGCTCGGCTACGGTATGCGCGTGCATGTGGGCGAGATCGTCAATTCCGCGCGCCAGCGCGTGGATCAGGCGGCGGTCGCGATTTTCCTGTCGGCGCACGATCTGGGGCTTTACGCCGTGGCGCTGACCGTCGCCAACGGGCCGATGATTCTGGTCAACACGATCGCGGGTATCGCGTTTCCGAAGATCAGCGCCGCCCCCGACAAGGAAGAAAAGCTGCGCATCTTCGGCGTTTATTTGCGCCTGGCCATGGTCATGTCGACGGCGAGTGCCGTGTCGCTCGCCATCCTCGCCGAATTCCTCGTCCCGCTGATTTTCGGCCAGAACTTCTATCGCAGCGCCACGATCAGCCAGATCATGCTGATCGGCCTGCCCTTCTTCGCGGCCAAGCTGATGTTCATCCAGGCGCTGAACGCGTTCGACCGCTCGCTGTCGATCGGCCGCGCGGAATTGATCGGCCTGATCGGTGCCGCCGGCGCCTTGGCTTTGTTATTGCCGAGCTTAGGCCTGGAGGGTGCCGCTTGGGCGATGGTCGTCGCCAACGTGGTCGCGATGGTCGTCATGGCGATGACGTTGGGCACGACGATCGAGGCGAAGCTGCTGCCGCTGTTCCGCCCGACGCAGGACGATTTCGCGGCCATGCGCCGATTGCTGCGCAAATGA